From a single Apium graveolens cultivar Ventura chromosome 2, ASM990537v1, whole genome shotgun sequence genomic region:
- the LOC141707407 gene encoding uncharacterized protein LOC141707407, translating to MDLVDRCLGRDGRFLSDMVHLLEDYRADESGNSSSKLEEERDILKGEKKKLENDLIDARSCIAEISKANSAFRTKISELELTNDSLKKESEGVGSRLVSAETSLGEEKKKREALEVEVVALHEKNEALETDNLNLKLEVEKGVEEIAGALGNGYGRCLNRMKMVGYDVEGHGFDDYIRDFAEETREKGADP from the exons ATGGATCTCGTTGATCGATGTTTAGGGAGAGATGGAAGG TTTTTATCCGATATGGTGCACCTTCTTGAGGATTATAGAGCTGATGAGAGCGGAAACTCTTCTTCAAAGCTTGAAGAAGAGAGGGATATTTTAAAGGGTGAGaaaaagaagcttgaaaatgaTTTGATTGATGCCAGGAGTTGCATTGCCGAGATTTCGAAGGCAAACTCAGCTTTTCGAACTAAG ATAAGTGAATTGGAGTTGACTAATGATTCCTTAAAAAAGGAATCAGAGGGTGTCGGGTCCCGACTGGTGAGCGCTGAAACTTCTCTTGGTGAGGAGAAGAAGAAGCGTGAGGCCCTGGAAGTTGAAGTCGTCGCTCTTCATGAGAAAAACGAAGCTTTGGAGACGGACAATTTGAACTTAAAACTGGAGGTAGAGAAGGGTGTGGAGGAAATAGCTGGGGCCCTCGGTAACGGGTATGGTCGATGCCTTAACCGTATGAAGATGGTTGGCTATGACGTCGAAGGACATGGTTTTGATGATTATATCCGAGACTTTGCTGAGGAGACTAGGGAGAAAGGTGCCGACCCCTGA
- the LOC141689506 gene encoding uncharacterized protein LOC141689506: MAFGLEAVSPVEVSLNTPRVEYFDSKASQEGIQLHNVLMEEIRDEASKRVLQQQARITSYFNKKVKVKEFLVGDLVLRESATSQPSITGKLKAPWEGPYQVTEVVAPGTYRLSTLDGTPIKNAWNAIHLKKFYQ, encoded by the coding sequence ATGGCCTTTGGTTTAGAAGCGGTCTCACCAGTCGAAGTGTCCCTCAATACCCCGAGGGTCGAATACTTTGATTCCAAAGCATCACAGGAAGGAATTCAACTTCACAATGTCCTTATGGAAGAAATCAGGGATGAAGCATCTAAGAGAGTCCTCCAGCAACAAGCGCGTATAACATCTTACTTCAACAAGAAGGTGAAGGTTAAGGAATTCTTGGTGGGAGATCTAGTTCTCCGAGAGTCAGCAACATCCCAGCCCTCCATAACAGGAAAGCTCAAAGCCCCGTGGGAGGGACCTTATCAAGTAACAGAGGTTGTTGCACCAGGAACCTATCGTCTGTCGACACTCGATGGAACTCCCATCAAGAATGCATGGAACGCAATTCACTTGAAGAAGTTTTATCAGTAA
- the LOC141689520 gene encoding uncharacterized protein LOC141689520, whose amino-acid sequence MDTGERKLENTHSPLYGFTGNEVKVVGTIDLPVLFGTMPCQVWKIVKFHVISANSSHNAILGRMTISALKAITSIPHLKMKFPTEFRVGEMCGYQAVSRQCYFTTVVPKKQDCDSQTFNEVVQMDPDNIIDIPREPSFSPVGETVEVSIVKNSPDKTVNVGKDLDIEIKEELTKLLREFLDIFAWSPSDMPGIPVDCMMDEIFKKQLGGNLEVYVDDMIAKSKSSNNHCSDLRETFENVRRSNMRLNLLKCSFGLTSGKFLGFLVSQ is encoded by the exons ATGGATACAGGGGAACGAAAATTAGAAAATACCCATTCGCCTCTATATGGCTTCACGGGTAATGAGGTAAAGGTTGTTGGCACAATTGATCTCCCGGTTCTTTTTGGCACAATGCCTTGTCAAGTATGGAAGATAGTTAAATTTCATGTAATTAGTGCAAACTCAAGTCATAATGCCATTCTAGGCCGAATGACTATATCGGCACTTAAAGCCATCACGTCAATACCCCATTTGAAGATGAAATTCCCAACTGAGTTTAGAGTGGGGGAGATGTGCGGTTACCAAGCGGTCTCGAGACAATGCTACTTTACTACTGTTGTACCCAAAAAGCAAGATTGCGATTCTCAAACATTTAACGAGGTTGTCCAGATGGACCCCGATAACATCATCGATATCCCGAGGGAACCCTCGTTCTCTCCCGTCGGTGAGACTGTCGAGGTGTCGATAGTTAAAAATTCGCCGGATAAAACAGTTAATGTGGGAAAAGATCTAGACATCGAGATAAAGGAGGAATTAACAAAGTTACTCCGAGAATTTTTGGATATTTTCGCATGGTCGCCTTCCGATATGCCAGGAATCCCCGTTGAC TGCATGATGGATGAAATATTTAAGAAACAATTGGGTGGAAACCTTGAGGTGTACGTCGACGATATGATAGCGAAATCAAAATCTTCAAATAATCATTGCAGTGACCTTCGAGAGACTTTTGAGAATGTCAGGCGCAGTAACATGAGATTGAATCTGTTAAAGTGCTCTTTTGGCTTAACATCTGGGAAATTCCTAGGTTTTCTTGTTTCCCAATGA
- the LOC141689526 gene encoding uncharacterized protein LOC141689526 yields MKPGRPPSSRYCDYHEDTRHTTEQCYQLSNLIESKIRRGHFVHYIEGQGQNQQRKDDRIVDVIFGGYAAGGMSNNSRKSYAREVCNVNPSYPKRYKPSPPLVISFSDEDYSPNIIRGHQDALVITAKIGTNTVKKILVDNGSSVDILYYHALA; encoded by the coding sequence ATGAAGCCGGGTCGCCCGCCAAGCTCTCGGTATTGTGACTACCACGAAGATACGAGACACACTACAGAACAATGCTATCAGTTAAGCAATCTCATCGAATCCAAAATCAGAAGAGGCCATTTCGTCCATTACATCGAAGGACAGGGCCAAAATCAGCAAAGGAAAGATGACAGAATAGTCGACGTGATCTTCGGTGGTTACGCCGCTGGAGGTATGTCTAACAATTCTCGTAAGTCCTACGCCCGAGAGGTGTGTAATGTTAACCCATCATATCCCAAGAGATATAAACCATCTCCACCTCTTGTCATATCCTTCTCAGATGAAGATTACTCTCCAAACATCATAAGAGGACATCAAGATGCGCTGGTCATCACAGCAAAAATAGGCACCAATACAGTAAAAAAAATCCTTGTCGATAATGGCAGTTCTGTTGACATTCTATATTATCATGCCTTAGCGTGA
- the LOC141689535 gene encoding uncharacterized protein LOC141689535 has protein sequence MSEFNGKGDPEDHCEKYELLMVGMGHNDIMLCKMFNTYLKGSASMWYKSLKPRSIGSYEQLKRKFLKYYSHLCQKAKDTEALVHCRQRANEELGDYLARFKEEAGMVTNLDKIKATGFLTAGLDPYKGKKLRSSLYDFPPKSLNDIYVRGENIRRKMESIGGYKDSRRDDRSKRADKYEGPRSGSDRRDSKKEGRKETDRGAERRRDRDSAVFTPLNAPISKILHEIKGKPGFVRPAKIKVPNHKKNPDKYCDYHRDKGHNTDECYHLKKLIERMIKDGELNQFVQDLRDRLGPKKNQEEEVEADEPERRDSKTAKKKYARQVYNLYQFGQAKPHMPMTFNTEDYEDVIRPHEDPLIINPIIGQNKIWKVMVDTGSSTNILFHKTYCKMNLAGEQLEPCNEAPLYAIGGYPIQFEGTITLPVLLGKLPYTVEKLVKFYVVRIESSYNTIFGKPFLSTFEAVESIPHLKLKFPTEKGIGEMRGDQKTA, from the exons ATGAGCGAGTTCAATGGGAAGGGAGACCCCGAGGACCACTGTGAAAAGTATGAACTCCTGATGGTTGGGATGGGCCACAATGATATCATGCTGTGTAAAATGTTCAATACTTATCTCAAAGGGTCTGCTTCGATGTGGTACAAATCCCTGAAACCTCGGTCCATCGGGTCTTACGAGCAGTTAAAGAGGAAGTTTTTAAAGTACTACTCGCACCTATGTCAAAAGGCGAAGGATACCGAAGCCTTGGTCCACTGTCGACAGAGGGCGAATGAAGAGCTGGGAGATTATCTCGCTCGGTTCAAGGAAGAAGCGGGGATGGTCACTAACCTGGACAAAATCAAAGCAACGGGCTTCCTAACGGCGGGGCTAGACCCCTATAAAGGTAAAAAGCTTCGCTCATCTCTTTACGATTTTCCCCCAAAATCCCTGAATGATATATATGTAAGAGGCGAGAACATTCGCCGAAAGATGGAAAGTATTGGAGGATATAAAGATTCAAGAAGGGACGACCGATCAAAGCGAGCCGATAAATATGAGGGCCCAAGATCAGGATCTGACCGGAGGGATAGCAAGAAAGAAGGAAGGAAAGAAACAGATCGTGGGGCCGAACGGCGTCGAGATAGAGATTCGGCCGTGTTCACTCCTTTGAATGCGCCGatctccaagattctccatgaGATAAAGGGCAAGCCAGGGTTTGTTCGCCCCGCCAAGATAAAGGTCCCGAACCACAAGAAAAACCCCGATAAGTACTGCGACTATCACAGGGACAAGGGGCATAACACCGATGAATGCTATCACCTCAAAAAGCTCATCGAGCGCATGATCAAAGACGGAGAGCTTAATCAGTTCGTCCAAGATCTGAGAGATAGGTTGGGGCCGAAGAAGAACCAAGAGGAGGAAGTAGAGGCCGACGAGCCAGAGCGAAGGGACAG CAAGAcagcaaagaagaagtatgcccGACAGGTGTACAATCTGTATCAATTCGGACAGGCAAAGCCCCACATGCCCATGACCTTCAACACTGAAGATTACGAGGACGTCATTCGCCCGCACGAGGACCCTCTAATTATCAATCCCATCATCGGGCAGAACAAGATATGGAAAGTGATGGTGGATACAGGCAGCTCGACCAATATACTGTTCCATAAAACCTACTGCAAGATGAACTTGGCGGGAGAGCAACTAGAGCCCTGTAACGAGGCTCCCCTTTATGCCATCGGAGGATATCCTATTCAGTTCGAAGGAACGATTACTCTTCCGGTCCTCCTGGGCAAGTTGCCGTATACCGTCGAAAAGCTGGTGAAGTTCTATGTGGTTCGGATTGAAAGCTCGTACAATACAATATTTGGCAAGCCCTTCTTATCAACCTTTGAAGCAGTGGAGTCTATACCCCACCTCAAACTCAAGTTCCCCACTGAAAAAGGGATAGGAGAAATGAGGGGCGATCAGAAAACCGCCTGA
- the LOC141707408 gene encoding protein NUCLEAR FUSION DEFECTIVE 4-like gives MTLELTMTENLSSAAKGSILEFALHVFRGRWLSLFASFTIMAGVGGTYIFGIYSKEIKASLGYDQSTLNLIGFFKDLGSNVGIFSGLIAEVTPTWFLLIIGSSLNFVGYFVIWLAVTGKIAKPKVWQMCTYMCIAANSLNFANTGVLVTCVKNFPENRGVLLGLLKGFAGLSGAIMTQIYLAFYGNDPQSLIFLIAWLPAAVSMAFVYTIRTISAGRQPNEVRVLYQFFYVSLVLALFLMAMTITQKLVTFPAVAYDASATIVCGLLFFPLFIVFREELSLWNQKKIPSNDVKIEIPAQYTTRSEEVPRISCFSEICNKPPRGEDYTILQALFSVDMLILLISTACGIGSNLTAIDNLGQIGESLGYPMKNVNSFVSLVSIWNYFGRIFAGLISEKLLVKYKFPRPLMTTLFLFLSCVGHLLIAFPVPGSVYVASVIIGFSFGAQFPLLNAIISEIFGLKHYATLFNVGQLASPVGSYLLNVRITGVLYDHEALKDLSRKNMHRSSSGELTCIGTHCYRQSFIILAAAACFGAFASFILVLRTREFYKGDIYKKFREETEATEG, from the coding sequence ATGACTCTAGAGCTAACAATGACAGAAAACTTAAGTTCAGCTGCTAAAGGTAGCATCCTTGAGTTTGCATTGCACGTTTTTCGTGGTCGATGGCTCTCGCTTTTTGCATCTTTTACAATCATGGCTGGTGTAGGAGGTACTTACATATTTGGGATTTACTCCAAGGAGATTAAAGCTTCTTTGGGATATGATCAGAGCACGCTCAATCTTATTGGATTCTTCAAGGATCTCGGCTCAAATGTTGGGATTTTCTCTGGCCTAATCGCTGAGGTAACGCCAACTTGGTTCCTTCTGATAATTGGTTCGTCTCTGAATTTTGTTGGTTACTTTGTGATATGGCTTGCTGTTACCGGCAAGATAGCCAAGCCAAAAGTGTGGCAGATGTGTACTTATATGTGCATTGCAGCCAATTCCCTTAACTTTGCAAATACTGGAGTTCTTGTCACCTGTGTGAAGAACTTCCCTGAGAATCGTGGCGTACTGCTAGGCCTCTTGAAGGGGTTTGCAGGACTAAGTGGAGCTATCATGACTCAGATTTACTTGGCTTTCTATGGCAATGACCCTCAGTCTCTTATCTTTCTTATTGCATGGCTCCCGGCTGCAGTTTCAATGGCTTTTGTTTATACGATTCGAACTATAAGCGCTGGTAGACAGCCAAATGAGGTCAGAGTTCTGTATCAGTTTTTTTATGTATCACTTGTGTTAGCATTGTTTCTGATGGCCATGACCATAACTCAGAAACTAGTAACTTTTCCAGCAGTTGCTTATGATGCAAGTGCCACTATAGTTTGTGGTCTGCTCTTTTTCCCTCTGTTTATCGTTTTTCGAGAAGAGCTATCTCTCTGGAATCAAAAGAAAATTCCCAGTAATGATGTGAAGATTGAGATACCAGCACAATACACTACAAGATCAGAAGAAGTACCAAGAATTTCGTGTTTTTCTGAGATATGCAATAAACCACCAAGAGGGGAAGATTACACAATCCTTCAAGCACTATTTAGTGTAGACATGCTAATTTTGCTTATCTCAACAGCTTGTGGAATCGGCTCAAACTTGACTGCCATAGATAACTTGGGTCAAATCGGAGAGTCACTGGGATATCCAATGAAAAACGTGAACTCATTCGTGTCTCTAGTAAGCATATGGAACTACTTTGGAAGAATATTTGCTGGTCTGATCTCCGAGAAACTTCTAGTTAAATACAAATTTCCCAGGCCTCTTATGACAACACTATTCCTCTTCTTGTCATGTGTTGGTCACCTCCTTATAGCCTTTCCTGTCCCAGGATCAGTGTACGTAGCATCTGTAATCATTGGATTTTCATTTGGAGCACAGTTTCCCTTGCTCAATGCCATAATATCTGAAATATTTGGGCTAAAGCACTACGCTACATTGTTCAATGTGGGGCAGTTGGCAAGTCCTGTTGGTTCGTACTTACTAAACGTAAGGATCACCGGAGTTTTGTATGATCACGAGGCACTAAAAGATCTTTCACGAAAAAACATGCACCGATCATCAAGCGGGGAACTGACTTGCATTGGTACTCATTGTTACAGGCAATCATTCATAATTCTAGCTGCTGCTGCATGTTTTGGGGCTTTTGCTTCCTTCATTTTGGTGCTAAGAACTAGAGAGTTCTATAAGGGGGACATATACAAGAAGTTCCGAGAAGAAACTGAGGCAACTGAAGGATAA